One Panicum virgatum strain AP13 chromosome 9K, P.virgatum_v5, whole genome shotgun sequence genomic region harbors:
- the LOC120647635 gene encoding LOW QUALITY PROTEIN: UPF0187 protein At3g61320, chloroplastic-like (The sequence of the model RefSeq protein was modified relative to this genomic sequence to represent the inferred CDS: inserted 2 bases in 1 codon; substituted 1 base at 1 genomic stop codon), with protein MAAPAPKPPATGHRHRLHVARCLPPDPPPPPTSKAPSGSSPNPVLSLLSAVPDWADAVQERRVRDRRPLYDHASWREHRSSRRHLRHLLAALSSRVILSLAPPVSALTAFAAAIATYNTLLPAYAFTASSLPYQLTAPALALLLXLLQXVSDASQLMFQCHLICDSDVKGGLEGLLAQDDLNVVLASKHRPRCIIEFISQSLQMLDLDEQKRSVMESKLSCFLEGIGVCEQLIGIPIPLSYTRLTSRFLVLWHLTLPVILWDECKWIVVPATFISAASLFCIEEVGVLIEEPFPMLTLDALCRQLHDGIKDVMAVQNTVHTRLVAQNKRHGGRSRCAENGWPSSKREEAKID; from the exons atggcggcgccggcgcccaaaCCCCCGGCGacgggccaccgccaccgcctccacgTAGCCCGCTGCTTGCCCCCCgaccccccgcccccgcccaccTCCAAAGCCCCCAGCGGCAGCAGCCCCAACCCTGTGCTCTCCCTTCTCTCCGCGGTGCCCGACTGGGCCGACGCCGTCCAGGAGCGCCGCGTCCGCGACCGCCGCCCGCTCTACGACCACGCCTCCTGGCGCGAGCACCGCAGCTCCCGCCGCCACCTGCgccacctcctcgccgcgctctcCTCCCGCGTCATCCTCTCCCTCGCGCCCCCTGTCTCCGCCTTgaccgccttcgccgccgccatcgccacctACAACACCCTCCTCCCGGCCTACGCCTTCACCGCGTCCTCGCTGCCCTACCAGCTCACCGCGCCCGCGCTCGCGCTCCTCCT GCTCCTGCAATGAGTGAGTGACGCATCGCAACTGATGTTTCAGTGTCACCTCATTTGCGACTCGGACGTCAAAGGGGGCCTTGAGGGCTTGCTCGCCCAAGATGACCTCAATGTTGTACTGGCATCGAAACACCGCCCCCGTTGTATTATCGAGTTCATTTCACAAAGTCTTCAGATGCTAGATCTCGACGAACAGAAGCGGAGCGTCATG GAGTCTAAACTGTCTTGTTTTCTTGAAGGAATCGGTGTCTGCGAGCAGCTCATTGGGATTCCTATTCCTCTCTCATACACCAGACTTACTTCCAG GTTCCTTGTTCTCTGGCATCTTACACTCCCAGTGATACTCTGGGATGAATGTAAATGGATTGTTGTTCCAGCTACCTTTATCAGTGCTGCATCACTCTTCTGCATTGAGGAA GTTGGTGTTCTTATTGAGGAGCCGTTCCCCATGCTAACTCTTGATGCTCTATGCAGGCAACTCCACGACGGCATTAAGGATGTGATGGCGGTGCAGAATACGGTTCACACACGATTAGTTGCCCAGAATAAGAGACATGGGGGCCGCAGCAGATGTGCAGAAAATGGGTGGCCTAGCTCAAAAAGAGAAGAAGCGAAGATTGATTGA
- the LOC120647634 gene encoding signal recognition particle receptor subunit alpha-like isoform X1 has translation MARGWVCWAELSFVYVRSGFWKGRLWDEVLRGTSISGAARVDCNRRFAAMLEELLIFTRGGLILWSSCRALGAAALKGSPIDALIRSCLLEERSADASFSQDNYALKWTFHNDLGLVFVAVYQKILHLLYVDDLLAAVRKDFSQIYDPKRTNYDDFTDIFRQLHLEAQARAEDMKSKQAISSRTLPAVSHKTAPKARGAAARATSKGKDDSDGDSEHHALANGTFTGHQSAAPNDSSLVKGKENGVPKDNGAFNVTKLQRLRKNDRKNTGADNATKKLTKPDTKKKGKQDRVWDDKPSNKKLDFTDPADERGDEVTEHVALNQGESMMDKDDNLSSDSEEEEVEDGPKKKGWFSSMFQSIAGNNVLEKSDLQPALKALKDRLMTKNVAEEIAEKLCESVAASLEGKKLGSFTRISSTVQTAMEEALLRILTPRRSIDILRDVHAAKERGRPYVIVFVGVNGVGKSTNLAKVAYWLLQHNLTVTLAACDTFRSGAVEQLRTHARRLQIPIFEKGYEKDPAVVAREAIQEASRNKSDVVLVDTAGRMQDNEPLMRALSKLINLNSPDLVLFVGEALVGNDAVDQLTKFNQKLADLSAVPTARLIDGILLTKFDTIDDKVGAALSMVYISGAPVMFVGCGQSYTDLKKLNVKSIVKTLLK, from the exons ATGGCCAGAGGGTGGGTATGTTGGGCTGAATTGAGCTTTGTGTATGTACGATCTGGATTCTGGAAGGGTCGATTATGGGACGAGGTTTTGAGAGGCACATCGATCTCTGGAGCAGCAAGGGTCGATTGCAACAGAAG GTTCGCCGCCATGTTGGAGGAGCTGCTCATCTTCACGCGGGGCGGCCTCATCCTCTGGTCCTCGTGCCGggcgctcggcgccgccgccctcaagGGCTCGCCCATCGACGCCCTCATCCGATCCTGCCTCCTCGAGGAGCGCTCCGCCGACGCCAGCTTCTCCCAGGACAACTACGCCCTCAAGTGGACCTTCCACAACGACCTCGGCCTCGTCTTTGTCGCCGTCTACCAGAAGATTCTGCATCTTCTCTACGTCGATgatctcctcgccgccgtccgcaaGGACTTCTCCCAGATTTATGATCCCAAGCGCACCAACTACGACGACTTCACCGACATATTCCGCCAGCTCCATCTCGAGGCCCAGGCGCGTGCCGAGGACATGAAGTCCAAGCAGGCCATTTCGTCCCGTACGCTGCCAGCCGTCTCCCACAAGACTGCTCCCAAGGCTCGCGGCGCTGCTGCCCGTGCTACCAGCAAGGGCAAGGATGACTCTGATGGGGACTCGGAGCACCACGCTTTGGCAAATGGTACCTTCACGGGCCACCAGAGTGCTGCACCCAACGACAGCTCTCTTGTTAAGGGCAAGGAGAACGGGGTCCCCAAAGACAACGGGGCCTTCAATGTAACTAAACTACAGAGGTTGCGAAAGAATGATAGGAAGAACACCGGTGCGGACAACGCAACCAAGAAGCTGACCAAACCTGACacaaagaagaaagggaagcAAGACAGGGTGTGGGATGACAAACCTTCCAACAAGAAGTTGGATTTCACAGACCCGGCTGATGAGAGAGGGGACGAGGTGACAGAACATGTCGCACTCAACCAGGGAGAGAGCATGATGGATAAGGATGACAACCTCAGCAGCGAcagcgaggaggaagaggtcGAAGATGGACCAAAGAAGAAAGGCTGGTTCTCCTCAATGTTTCAGAG TATTGCTGGTAACAATGTATTGGAGAAGTCTGATCTACAACCTGCGCTCAAGGCTCTCAAAGATAGACTGATGACAAAGAACGTG GCAGAGGAAATTGCGGAGAAGCTTTGTGAATCTGTTGCAGCTAGCCTTGAGGGCAAGAAGCTAGgatcattcacaagaatatcaTCTACAGTCCAG ACAGCTATGGAGGAGGCTCTTCTTCGCATTTTGACCCCAAGGCGGTCTATTGACATACTGAGGGATGTACACGCAGCCAAGGAGCGTGGGAGGCCGTATGTCATTGTTTTTGTTGGGGTGAATGGAGTTGGCAAATCGACCAATCTTGCGAAGGTTGCTTATTGGCTTCTTCAGCATAACCTCACTGTAACGCTTGCAGCATGTGACACCTTCAGATCTGGTGCTGTTGAGCAGCTGCGGACTCATGCACGCAGGCTTCAG ATACCTATTTTTGAGAAGGGTTATGAAAAAGATCCAGCAGTTGTAGCGAGGGAAGCTATTCAGGAAGCAAGCCGAAACAAATCAGACGTTGTTCTTGTTGACACTGCTGGACGTATGCAG GATAATGAGCCACTCATGAGAGCGCTCTCCAAGCTCATCAATCTTAACAGTCCAGATTTAGTTTTATTTGTTGGAGAAGCATTGGTTGGGAATGACGCTGTCGATCAGCTCACTAAGTTCAACCAG AAATTAGCAGACCTGTCTGCTGTTCCTACTGCTAGATTAATTGATGGTATCCTGCTCACCAAGTTTGACACCATTGACGACAAG GTTGGAGCAGCGCTTTCCATGGTGTATATATCTGGAGCTCCGGTCATGTTCGTCGGTTGTGGCCAGTCCTACACGGACCTGAAGAAGCTGAATGTGAAATCCATCGTTAAGACCCTCCTGAAGTGA
- the LOC120647634 gene encoding signal recognition particle receptor subunit alpha-like isoform X2 encodes MLEELLIFTRGGLILWSSCRALGAAALKGSPIDALIRSCLLEERSADASFSQDNYALKWTFHNDLGLVFVAVYQKILHLLYVDDLLAAVRKDFSQIYDPKRTNYDDFTDIFRQLHLEAQARAEDMKSKQAISSRTLPAVSHKTAPKARGAAARATSKGKDDSDGDSEHHALANGTFTGHQSAAPNDSSLVKGKENGVPKDNGAFNVTKLQRLRKNDRKNTGADNATKKLTKPDTKKKGKQDRVWDDKPSNKKLDFTDPADERGDEVTEHVALNQGESMMDKDDNLSSDSEEEEVEDGPKKKGWFSSMFQSIAGNNVLEKSDLQPALKALKDRLMTKNVAEEIAEKLCESVAASLEGKKLGSFTRISSTVQTAMEEALLRILTPRRSIDILRDVHAAKERGRPYVIVFVGVNGVGKSTNLAKVAYWLLQHNLTVTLAACDTFRSGAVEQLRTHARRLQIPIFEKGYEKDPAVVAREAIQEASRNKSDVVLVDTAGRMQDNEPLMRALSKLINLNSPDLVLFVGEALVGNDAVDQLTKFNQKLADLSAVPTARLIDGILLTKFDTIDDKVGAALSMVYISGAPVMFVGCGQSYTDLKKLNVKSIVKTLLK; translated from the exons ATGTTGGAGGAGCTGCTCATCTTCACGCGGGGCGGCCTCATCCTCTGGTCCTCGTGCCGggcgctcggcgccgccgccctcaagGGCTCGCCCATCGACGCCCTCATCCGATCCTGCCTCCTCGAGGAGCGCTCCGCCGACGCCAGCTTCTCCCAGGACAACTACGCCCTCAAGTGGACCTTCCACAACGACCTCGGCCTCGTCTTTGTCGCCGTCTACCAGAAGATTCTGCATCTTCTCTACGTCGATgatctcctcgccgccgtccgcaaGGACTTCTCCCAGATTTATGATCCCAAGCGCACCAACTACGACGACTTCACCGACATATTCCGCCAGCTCCATCTCGAGGCCCAGGCGCGTGCCGAGGACATGAAGTCCAAGCAGGCCATTTCGTCCCGTACGCTGCCAGCCGTCTCCCACAAGACTGCTCCCAAGGCTCGCGGCGCTGCTGCCCGTGCTACCAGCAAGGGCAAGGATGACTCTGATGGGGACTCGGAGCACCACGCTTTGGCAAATGGTACCTTCACGGGCCACCAGAGTGCTGCACCCAACGACAGCTCTCTTGTTAAGGGCAAGGAGAACGGGGTCCCCAAAGACAACGGGGCCTTCAATGTAACTAAACTACAGAGGTTGCGAAAGAATGATAGGAAGAACACCGGTGCGGACAACGCAACCAAGAAGCTGACCAAACCTGACacaaagaagaaagggaagcAAGACAGGGTGTGGGATGACAAACCTTCCAACAAGAAGTTGGATTTCACAGACCCGGCTGATGAGAGAGGGGACGAGGTGACAGAACATGTCGCACTCAACCAGGGAGAGAGCATGATGGATAAGGATGACAACCTCAGCAGCGAcagcgaggaggaagaggtcGAAGATGGACCAAAGAAGAAAGGCTGGTTCTCCTCAATGTTTCAGAG TATTGCTGGTAACAATGTATTGGAGAAGTCTGATCTACAACCTGCGCTCAAGGCTCTCAAAGATAGACTGATGACAAAGAACGTG GCAGAGGAAATTGCGGAGAAGCTTTGTGAATCTGTTGCAGCTAGCCTTGAGGGCAAGAAGCTAGgatcattcacaagaatatcaTCTACAGTCCAG ACAGCTATGGAGGAGGCTCTTCTTCGCATTTTGACCCCAAGGCGGTCTATTGACATACTGAGGGATGTACACGCAGCCAAGGAGCGTGGGAGGCCGTATGTCATTGTTTTTGTTGGGGTGAATGGAGTTGGCAAATCGACCAATCTTGCGAAGGTTGCTTATTGGCTTCTTCAGCATAACCTCACTGTAACGCTTGCAGCATGTGACACCTTCAGATCTGGTGCTGTTGAGCAGCTGCGGACTCATGCACGCAGGCTTCAG ATACCTATTTTTGAGAAGGGTTATGAAAAAGATCCAGCAGTTGTAGCGAGGGAAGCTATTCAGGAAGCAAGCCGAAACAAATCAGACGTTGTTCTTGTTGACACTGCTGGACGTATGCAG GATAATGAGCCACTCATGAGAGCGCTCTCCAAGCTCATCAATCTTAACAGTCCAGATTTAGTTTTATTTGTTGGAGAAGCATTGGTTGGGAATGACGCTGTCGATCAGCTCACTAAGTTCAACCAG AAATTAGCAGACCTGTCTGCTGTTCCTACTGCTAGATTAATTGATGGTATCCTGCTCACCAAGTTTGACACCATTGACGACAAG GTTGGAGCAGCGCTTTCCATGGTGTATATATCTGGAGCTCCGGTCATGTTCGTCGGTTGTGGCCAGTCCTACACGGACCTGAAGAAGCTGAATGTGAAATCCATCGTTAAGACCCTCCTGAAGTGA
- the LOC120647637 gene encoding acanthoscurrin-1-like: protein MAKKKTTVVATLLALNLLFFAFANGCGCRCGACPSPGGGSSGGGGGSGGGGGGSSGGGGGSGGGGGGSSGGGGGSGGGGGGSSGGGGGSGGGGGGSGGGGGGSGGGGSGGGTGGGTGSGRCPIDVLKLGVCANVLSGLINVTLGTPPRTPCCTLIQGLADLEAAVCLCTALRANVLGITLNLPINLSLLVNYCGRRVPSGFQCA from the coding sequence ATGGCGAAGAAGAAAACCACCGTGGTCGCCACGCTTCTGGCTCTGAACCTCCTCTTCTTCGCCTTCGCCAACGGCTGCGGCTGCAGGTGCGGCGCCTGCCCTAGTCCAGGCGGAGGAAGCAGTGGGGGTGGTGGTGGAtctggcggcgggggaggagggagcagtgggggtggtggtggatctggcggcgggggaggagggagcagtgggggtggtggtggatctggcggcgggggaggagggagcagtgggggtggtggtggatctggcggcgggggaggagggagcggtggaggcggtggagggagcggcggcggagggagcggcggcggcacaggcggcggcACAGGAAGCGGTCGGTGCCCCATCGACGTCCTGAAGCTGGGCGTGTGCGCCAACGTGCTGAGCGGGCTGATCAACGTGACCCtggggacgccgccgcggacgccgtgCTGCACGCTGATCCAGGGGCTCGCGGACCTGGAGGCGGCGGTGTGCCTCTGCACGGCGCTGCGTGCCAACGTGCTGGGCATCACCCTCAACCTGCCCATCAACCTCAGCCTCCTCGTCAACTACTGCGGCAGGCGCGTCCCCTCGGGCTTCCAGTGCGCCTAG